From a region of the Corallococcus coralloides DSM 2259 genome:
- a CDS encoding PilZ domain-containing protein, with protein MSVPTHEVLIVHPNEMRRNALRSALNTHRVSVVGSQLEATRRMEATAPTLIIAPADNARRFLRHVDRAAPEAVCVFVCARSDQHGLEELVETAAEGHVFSTVDDALTEGELKTRLRDILQLRASTRVSLDAGMRVDFLLRGQAFSAECQDLGHFGAALQVPMDASLAAFLPGTPLDSLTMLRDGRPVLHVARAYVRHASPVQQGTHAFLRVGISWRLANDESTAAPPRTLRDAVAVQAALRKALRRELPVWLHPADSQTAHFLLESATVEPSDERGLLRGQVSPVLPASVGEVVHLSFEMGGQRYRGVTSMLHVGHDGVVLGMPRSLAVENRRGQQRFRPSAQHRFLVRFTSPFSGQRITRAVLDLGAGGFAFPIDASCEVLPVGSLLDTSLLLPDGSEASCRVEVRSVDVVPFESRHDQRLRPYRCGVRILDMPRAVRDAIVDAFVSARAPQVRDAAVFRFPDVWRMMADARYTFHPDHPFGEESRVLPVLEATYERLGRARELGRSLVFTDASRLLGHVNGLRMYSGTWLVQHLAVMPSFRRSEQISSELTSLAVEVGEAMEDVEFIRYMWRTDNRWPHRLGSWLARVLEGQGLCHLRQFHYLRADLSQMPTVDAGALPAVREARPEDRQWLESYLRRRGEMVRLLSEDLGADRGPESVLGARFQAAGLHRERRMFVVEGDEGPIALALQDEATPGLSLIEVTNGFNLVVADRRHPRAKDAVAALTLRCMAHARERGRGSALGLVDALDVPVLGAWGFVDQGLFSEWTFHRSMVRRWCEAWRSLFERQMPMRRMKSRASAQAPTSFQKQEAR; from the coding sequence ATGAGTGTGCCGACTCACGAAGTCCTCATCGTCCACCCCAATGAGATGCGTCGCAACGCGCTGAGGTCCGCGTTGAACACGCACCGGGTCTCAGTGGTGGGCTCACAACTGGAGGCCACGCGGCGCATGGAGGCGACCGCGCCCACGTTGATCATCGCGCCCGCGGACAACGCGCGCCGCTTCCTGCGCCACGTGGACCGCGCGGCGCCGGAGGCCGTCTGCGTGTTCGTCTGCGCCCGGTCGGATCAGCACGGGCTGGAGGAGCTGGTGGAGACGGCCGCGGAGGGGCACGTCTTCAGCACGGTGGATGACGCGCTGACCGAAGGTGAATTGAAGACGCGCCTGCGCGACATCCTCCAACTGCGCGCCTCCACGCGCGTGTCGCTGGATGCCGGAATGCGCGTGGACTTCCTCCTGCGCGGCCAGGCCTTCAGCGCCGAGTGCCAGGACCTGGGCCACTTCGGCGCCGCGCTCCAGGTGCCCATGGACGCGTCGCTGGCGGCCTTCCTGCCGGGCACGCCCCTGGACTCGCTGACCATGCTGCGCGACGGCCGGCCCGTGCTGCACGTGGCCCGCGCCTACGTGCGCCACGCCAGCCCCGTCCAGCAGGGGACGCACGCGTTCCTGCGCGTGGGAATCTCCTGGCGGCTCGCGAACGACGAGTCCACCGCCGCGCCGCCGCGCACGCTGCGGGACGCGGTGGCGGTGCAGGCCGCGCTGCGCAAGGCGCTCCGGCGCGAACTGCCCGTGTGGCTGCATCCGGCGGACAGCCAGACCGCGCACTTCCTCCTGGAGTCCGCCACGGTGGAGCCTTCCGACGAACGGGGCCTCTTGCGCGGGCAGGTGTCCCCGGTGCTGCCCGCGAGCGTGGGCGAGGTGGTCCACCTCTCCTTCGAGATGGGCGGCCAGCGCTACCGCGGCGTCACCAGCATGCTCCACGTGGGGCATGACGGCGTGGTGCTGGGGATGCCCCGCTCGCTCGCGGTGGAGAACCGGCGCGGCCAGCAGCGCTTCCGCCCCAGCGCGCAGCACCGCTTCCTCGTGCGCTTCACCTCGCCGTTCAGCGGCCAGCGCATCACCCGCGCGGTGCTGGACCTGGGCGCGGGCGGGTTCGCCTTCCCCATCGACGCGTCGTGCGAGGTGCTGCCGGTGGGCTCGCTGCTGGACACCTCGCTGCTCTTGCCGGACGGCTCGGAGGCGTCGTGCCGCGTGGAGGTGCGCTCGGTGGACGTCGTGCCCTTCGAGTCCCGGCATGATCAGCGCCTGCGGCCCTACCGCTGCGGCGTGCGCATCCTGGACATGCCGCGCGCGGTGCGCGACGCCATCGTGGACGCGTTCGTGTCCGCCAGGGCCCCCCAGGTCCGCGACGCCGCGGTGTTCCGCTTCCCGGACGTCTGGCGGATGATGGCGGACGCCCGCTACACCTTCCACCCGGACCACCCCTTCGGCGAGGAGTCCCGCGTCCTGCCCGTGCTGGAGGCGACGTACGAGCGGCTGGGCCGCGCGCGCGAGCTGGGGCGCTCGCTCGTCTTCACGGACGCGAGCCGGCTCTTGGGGCACGTCAACGGCCTGCGCATGTACTCCGGCACGTGGCTGGTGCAGCACCTGGCGGTGATGCCGAGCTTCCGGCGCAGCGAGCAGATCTCCAGCGAGCTCACGTCGCTCGCGGTGGAGGTGGGCGAGGCGATGGAGGACGTGGAGTTCATCCGCTACATGTGGCGCACCGACAACCGGTGGCCGCACCGGCTGGGCTCGTGGCTGGCGCGCGTGCTGGAAGGACAGGGGCTGTGCCACCTGCGCCAGTTCCACTACCTGCGCGCGGACCTGTCCCAGATGCCCACCGTGGACGCGGGGGCGCTGCCGGCCGTGCGCGAGGCGCGCCCGGAGGACCGCCAGTGGCTGGAGTCCTACCTGCGCCGCCGGGGGGAGATGGTGCGCCTGCTCAGCGAGGACCTGGGCGCGGACCGCGGCCCCGAGTCCGTCCTGGGCGCGCGCTTCCAGGCGGCGGGGCTGCACCGCGAGCGGCGGATGTTCGTGGTGGAGGGGGACGAGGGCCCCATCGCGCTGGCGCTCCAGGACGAGGCCACGCCGGGCCTGAGCCTCATTGAAGTCACCAACGGCTTCAACCTGGTGGTGGCGGACCGGCGGCACCCTCGCGCGAAGGACGCGGTGGCGGCGCTGACGCTGCGGTGCATGGCGCACGCGCGCGAGCGGGGCCGCGGCTCCGCGCTGGGCCTGGTGGACGCGCTGGACGTGCCGGTGCTGGGCGCCTGGGGCTTCGTGGACCAGGGCCTCTTCTCCGAGTGGACCTTCCACCGCTCCATGGTGCGCCGCTGGTGCGAGGCCTGGCGCTCGCTCTTCGAGCGGCAGATGCCCATGCGGCGCATGAAAAGCCGGGCCTCCGCCCAGGCTCCGACGTCCTTCCAGAAGCAGGAGGCGCGCTGA
- a CDS encoding glycerophosphodiester phosphodiesterase has translation MLPRDMFLNGLKPTLHIAHRGGALLAPENTLEAFQRAVHTHRTDMLELDVHLSRDGEVIVAHDDTLERCTDGEGPLAALTLAELRKLDAGHRFTPDEGRTFPFRGQGVRLPTLREVLRAFPALRLNVELKPDVPGAEAVLARLLTEEGALGRVCLGSEQDVIAERLYEKLPDACHFYPRDALAAFVLALKAGEAPPEDARYSVLDMPLYFGEVRLVDDVLLKAAAERGKWINVWTVDDPAEMDRLIQEGIGGIMTDRPDLLRQRMDAPGKPG, from the coding sequence ATGCTGCCGCGCGACATGTTTCTTAACGGGCTCAAGCCCACGCTCCACATCGCGCACCGCGGCGGAGCGCTGCTCGCGCCGGAGAACACGCTGGAGGCCTTCCAGCGCGCCGTCCACACTCACCGCACGGACATGCTGGAACTGGACGTGCACCTGTCGCGCGACGGTGAGGTCATCGTCGCGCATGACGACACGCTGGAGCGCTGCACCGACGGGGAAGGTCCGCTCGCGGCGCTGACGCTGGCGGAATTGCGCAAGCTGGACGCGGGCCACCGCTTCACGCCGGACGAGGGCCGCACCTTCCCCTTCCGAGGCCAGGGCGTGCGCCTGCCCACACTGCGCGAGGTGCTGCGCGCCTTCCCTGCCCTACGCCTCAACGTGGAGCTCAAGCCGGACGTGCCGGGCGCGGAAGCCGTGCTCGCCCGCCTGCTGACCGAGGAAGGAGCCCTGGGCCGCGTGTGCCTGGGCAGCGAGCAGGACGTCATCGCGGAGCGGCTCTACGAAAAGCTGCCCGACGCGTGCCACTTCTACCCTCGCGACGCGCTGGCCGCGTTCGTCCTGGCGCTCAAGGCGGGCGAGGCGCCTCCGGAGGACGCGCGCTACAGCGTGCTCGACATGCCGCTGTACTTCGGCGAGGTGCGGCTGGTGGACGACGTGCTGCTCAAGGCCGCGGCCGAGCGCGGCAAGTGGATCAACGTGTGGACGGTGGATGATCCGGCGGAGATGGACCGGCTGATCCAGGAGGGCATCGGCGGCATCATGACCGACCGGCCGGACCTGCTCCGCCAGCGAATGGACGCCCCTGGAAAGCCGGGTTAA
- the nadA gene encoding quinolinate synthase NadA: MGETMDYEGGIRELKRSMNAVILAHYYQESEVQDVADFVGDSLALAQAAARTEADVIVFCGVHFMAETAKILNPSRQVLLPDLKAGCSLSDRCPPAAFKAFKDKHPDAFVVSYVNSSAAVKAMSDVICTSSNAVRIVNQIPKDRPILFAPDQHLGRHVMKETGRDMVLWPGSCIVHEIFSEKKLVGLKVEHPDAEVVAHPECEQQVLRHADFIGSTKAILDYVVKSPKKKFIVVTEAGILHQMKKAAPDKTYIPAPPDNGCACNECPYMRLNTLEKLYRCMRDRTPELVLPADLQHAALAPLQRMLEWSA, translated from the coding sequence ATGGGCGAGACGATGGATTACGAGGGCGGAATCCGGGAGCTGAAGCGCTCCATGAACGCGGTCATCCTGGCGCACTACTACCAGGAGAGCGAAGTGCAGGACGTGGCCGACTTCGTCGGTGACAGCCTGGCGCTCGCGCAGGCCGCGGCGCGGACGGAGGCGGATGTCATCGTCTTCTGTGGTGTGCACTTCATGGCGGAGACCGCCAAGATTCTGAATCCCAGCCGACAAGTGCTGCTTCCGGACCTCAAGGCCGGCTGCTCGCTGTCGGACCGGTGCCCGCCCGCGGCCTTCAAGGCGTTCAAGGACAAACACCCGGACGCCTTCGTGGTGTCGTACGTGAACAGCTCCGCCGCGGTGAAGGCGATGAGCGACGTCATCTGCACGTCGTCCAACGCCGTGCGCATCGTGAACCAGATTCCGAAGGACCGCCCCATCCTCTTCGCGCCGGATCAACACCTGGGCCGGCACGTGATGAAGGAGACGGGCCGCGACATGGTGCTGTGGCCGGGCAGCTGCATCGTCCATGAAATCTTCAGCGAGAAGAAGCTCGTGGGGCTGAAGGTGGAGCATCCGGACGCGGAGGTGGTGGCCCACCCGGAGTGCGAGCAGCAGGTACTCCGGCACGCGGACTTCATCGGCTCCACCAAGGCCATCCTGGATTACGTGGTGAAGAGCCCGAAGAAGAAGTTCATCGTGGTGACGGAGGCCGGCATCCTCCACCAGATGAAGAAGGCCGCGCCGGACAAGACGTACATCCCGGCGCCGCCGGACAACGGGTGCGCGTGCAACGAGTGCCCGTACATGCGCCTCAACACGCTGGAGAAGCTCTACCGCTGCATGCGGGACAGGACGCCGGAGCTGGTGCTGCCGGCGGACCTGCAGCACGCGGCGCTCGCTCCCTTGCAGCGGATGCTGGAGTGGTCCGCCTGA
- a CDS encoding methyltransferase domain-containing protein — translation MYLMESEEESRRLLEQEQSQDTRDVLLRTGLKPGDRALDAGCGPGGIAELMVERVGEGGHVTGVELHEGRVAEARTRNAHRPNVTFLQADVRTTGLPSDAFDYAWSQYVFEYLPDRDVALAELIRVTRPGGRVVVSDIDGLGFQNWPFPEHLRVGTQRIVEALAARGFDLYVGRKLYSEFRRAGLTDVRVHLMPFYLSPGAAEARLVRDWKTRFEALAPVGAAVLGGLEAYQAHCADFLAMLEDPEGLKYAVTLVTEGTKP, via the coding sequence ATGTACCTCATGGAATCCGAAGAAGAGTCCCGCCGTCTCCTGGAGCAGGAGCAGTCCCAGGACACGCGCGACGTCCTCCTCCGCACGGGCCTCAAGCCGGGGGACCGCGCGCTGGACGCCGGCTGCGGCCCCGGCGGCATCGCCGAATTGATGGTGGAGCGGGTGGGGGAGGGCGGCCACGTCACCGGCGTGGAGCTGCACGAGGGCCGCGTCGCGGAGGCGCGGACGCGCAACGCCCACCGTCCGAACGTGACGTTCCTCCAGGCGGACGTGCGCACCACGGGCCTGCCCTCGGACGCGTTCGACTACGCGTGGAGCCAGTACGTCTTCGAGTACCTGCCGGACCGGGACGTGGCGCTCGCGGAGCTCATCCGCGTGACGCGGCCCGGGGGGCGGGTGGTGGTGTCCGACATCGACGGGCTGGGCTTCCAGAACTGGCCCTTCCCGGAGCACCTGCGCGTGGGCACCCAGCGCATCGTGGAGGCGCTGGCGGCGCGCGGGTTCGACCTGTACGTGGGCCGCAAGCTGTATTCTGAGTTCCGCCGCGCGGGGCTCACGGACGTGCGGGTGCACCTGATGCCCTTCTACCTCTCCCCGGGCGCCGCGGAGGCGCGGCTCGTGCGCGACTGGAAGACGCGCTTCGAGGCATTGGCGCCGGTGGGCGCGGCCGTCCTCGGCGGGCTCGAGGCCTACCAGGCGCACTGCGCCGACTTCCTGGCCATGCTCGAGGACCCGGAGGGACTGAAGTACGCGGTGACGCTGGTCACCGAAGGAACGAAGCCGTGA
- a CDS encoding ATP-binding protein, producing the protein MTQRLPAVKVQDVSADNAPEVSVRATSTLLLFFEHRYGAERLARVWRDHGFSLGLDYMRQPTNYVSLRFLERVAAALREDSGDSRFMREAGLFTASPQALGFVFYMLRAFGSPKACYKQTIDFSPSYNRVGAFTVDLLEHKRLKLSYRSSIPEQNRNICELRMGQFASFPTIWGLAPAEVRETECQALGGHACRYHLTWTDPPTLWGHYLGLLLGMVSGLLATHLGWGDALFSVASLGMGGFALGGWLDRWRELKRKDELLAAQAQANMGSLRELQQRYDEVFGSKVTLEDRVVARTRELSEANEKLEAALVKQREQDRLKTEFFDNVSHELRTPLTLILLSLDALQKEPESLPTVLRQHLVTLDRSTQRLLRLIDNLLNLAQLEAGKVRLRYQPLELHAFLSSQLLPFRTVAEKQGLTLTLEGGPVSTVHADAERIEGVFHNLVSNALKFTPAGGSIAVRLREDDTDVHVEVVDTGQGMAPADLAVIFDRFAQADTTGTRRFGGSGIGLALVKETLALHSGGIEVSSTPGQGSSFRVRLPKGTQHLREDLRERRATDLPTRRERRSSGRFATVLAATVAGAQRPTEPQDHTRADAKAPRILVVEDDAEIRAFIADILAPSYRVLEAANGEEGVRRAMEERPDLVVSDVMMPVQSGLNLLVQLRAHAQTVDMPVILLTARQEVAAKVEALGAGANDYLGKPFSPRELLARVETQLRLREAAVRAAENERLAAIGLLTSGFAHEVRNPLNGLMNALIPLKEVMQGKQTGGDPDLGPAMLEVMEECGQRIRHLAESLLSFVRTAEKPVAVRLEAALDSTLNVLGWRIPPGVVVERAYQCAEPIWGDPGTLNQVWLNLLDNAVRAVGDAGRVLVETAQQGDEALVTIEDTGVGIRPEDLERLFQPFFSTRAAGEGTGLGLALSRRIVLQHGGRIHITSQMGKGTRVEVRLPMRPAHAEPLASTPTTGASRGRWPRRIG; encoded by the coding sequence GTGACCCAACGCCTGCCGGCGGTGAAGGTGCAGGACGTGTCCGCGGACAACGCCCCCGAGGTGAGCGTCCGCGCCACGTCCACGCTGCTGCTCTTCTTCGAGCACCGCTATGGCGCGGAGCGGCTGGCCCGGGTGTGGCGCGATCACGGGTTCAGCCTGGGGCTGGACTACATGCGCCAGCCCACCAACTACGTCTCGCTGCGCTTCCTGGAGCGCGTGGCGGCGGCGCTGCGCGAGGACTCCGGCGACTCGCGCTTCATGCGCGAGGCGGGCCTCTTCACCGCGTCGCCGCAGGCGCTGGGCTTCGTCTTCTACATGCTGCGCGCCTTCGGCTCGCCCAAGGCCTGCTACAAGCAGACCATCGACTTCTCCCCCAGCTACAACCGGGTGGGGGCGTTCACGGTGGACCTGCTGGAGCACAAGCGGCTCAAGCTGTCCTACCGCAGCAGCATCCCGGAGCAGAACCGCAACATCTGCGAGCTGCGCATGGGCCAGTTCGCGTCCTTCCCCACCATCTGGGGCCTGGCACCCGCGGAGGTGCGGGAGACGGAGTGCCAGGCGCTGGGCGGCCATGCGTGCCGCTACCACCTCACCTGGACGGATCCGCCCACCCTCTGGGGCCACTACCTGGGCCTGCTGCTGGGCATGGTGAGCGGGCTTCTGGCCACGCACCTGGGCTGGGGAGACGCGCTCTTCTCCGTGGCGTCGCTGGGCATGGGCGGCTTCGCGCTGGGCGGCTGGTTGGACCGGTGGCGCGAGCTCAAGCGCAAGGACGAGCTGCTCGCGGCGCAGGCCCAGGCGAACATGGGCTCGCTGCGAGAGCTGCAGCAGCGCTACGACGAGGTGTTTGGCAGCAAGGTGACGCTGGAGGACCGCGTCGTCGCGCGCACGCGGGAGCTGTCCGAAGCCAACGAGAAGCTGGAGGCGGCGCTCGTCAAACAGCGCGAGCAGGACCGGCTGAAGACGGAGTTCTTCGACAACGTGAGCCATGAGCTGCGCACGCCGCTCACGCTCATCCTGCTGTCGCTGGACGCGCTCCAGAAGGAGCCGGAGTCGCTGCCCACGGTGCTGCGGCAACACCTGGTGACGCTGGACCGGAGCACGCAGCGGCTGCTCAGGCTCATCGACAACCTGCTCAACCTGGCGCAGCTGGAGGCAGGCAAGGTGCGGCTGCGCTACCAGCCGCTGGAGCTGCACGCGTTCCTGTCCTCGCAGCTGTTGCCCTTCCGCACCGTGGCGGAGAAGCAGGGCCTCACCCTCACGCTGGAGGGCGGGCCGGTGTCGACGGTGCACGCGGACGCGGAGCGGATTGAAGGCGTGTTCCACAACCTGGTCTCCAACGCGCTCAAGTTCACTCCGGCCGGCGGCAGCATCGCGGTGCGGCTGCGCGAGGACGACACGGACGTGCACGTGGAGGTGGTGGACACCGGGCAGGGCATGGCGCCCGCGGACCTGGCCGTCATCTTCGACCGCTTCGCCCAGGCGGACACGACGGGCACGCGGCGCTTCGGGGGCAGCGGCATCGGCCTGGCGCTGGTGAAGGAGACGCTGGCGCTGCACTCGGGCGGCATCGAGGTGTCGAGCACGCCGGGGCAGGGCTCCAGCTTCCGCGTGCGGCTGCCCAAGGGCACCCAGCACCTGCGCGAGGACCTGCGCGAGCGCCGCGCCACGGACCTGCCCACGCGCCGCGAGCGCCGCAGCTCCGGCCGCTTCGCCACCGTGCTGGCCGCCACCGTCGCCGGGGCCCAGCGCCCCACGGAGCCGCAGGACCACACGCGCGCGGACGCGAAGGCCCCCCGCATCCTGGTGGTGGAGGACGACGCGGAGATCCGCGCCTTCATCGCGGACATCCTCGCGCCCAGCTACCGGGTGCTGGAGGCCGCCAACGGCGAAGAGGGCGTGCGCCGCGCGATGGAGGAGCGGCCGGACCTGGTGGTGTCCGACGTGATGATGCCGGTGCAGTCCGGCCTCAATCTCCTGGTGCAGCTGCGCGCCCATGCGCAGACGGTGGACATGCCCGTCATCCTGCTCACCGCGCGCCAGGAGGTGGCCGCCAAGGTGGAGGCCCTGGGCGCGGGCGCCAATGACTACCTGGGCAAGCCCTTCAGCCCGCGCGAGCTCCTGGCGCGCGTGGAGACGCAGCTGCGCCTGCGCGAGGCGGCCGTGCGCGCGGCGGAGAACGAGCGGCTGGCGGCCATCGGCCTGCTCACCTCCGGCTTCGCGCACGAGGTGCGAAACCCCCTCAACGGGCTGATGAACGCGCTCATCCCGTTGAAGGAGGTCATGCAGGGGAAGCAGACGGGCGGCGACCCCGACCTGGGCCCCGCGATGCTGGAGGTGATGGAGGAGTGCGGCCAGCGCATCCGCCACCTGGCGGAGTCGCTCTTGTCCTTCGTGCGCACGGCGGAGAAGCCGGTGGCGGTGCGGCTGGAGGCGGCGCTCGACTCCACGCTCAACGTGCTGGGCTGGCGCATCCCGCCGGGCGTCGTGGTGGAGCGCGCCTACCAGTGCGCGGAGCCCATCTGGGGCGACCCGGGCACCCTCAACCAGGTGTGGCTCAACCTGCTGGACAACGCCGTGCGCGCGGTGGGCGACGCCGGCCGCGTGCTGGTGGAGACGGCCCAGCAGGGCGACGAGGCGCTCGTCACCATCGAGGACACCGGCGTGGGCATCCGCCCGGAGGACCTGGAGCGGCTCTTCCAGCCCTTCTTCTCCACCCGCGCGGCCGGTGAAGGCACGGGCCTGGGCCTGGCGCTCAGCCGGCGCATCGTCCTGCAGCACGGCGGCCGCATCCACATCACCAGCCAGATGGGGAAGGGCACGCGCGTGGAGGTCCGGCTGCCCATGCGCCCCGCGCACGCGGAGCCCCTGGCCTCCACCCCCACCACGGGTGCGAGCCGCGGGCGGTGGCCGCGGCGCATCGGCTGA
- a CDS encoding serine/threonine protein kinase: MSSPQTATPFGKYLLIKRLALGGMAELFLAHKPPDPTLVVIKRILPYLSEEPEFVQMFLDEARIAAQLHHPNIVQVHELGIEGDNIFICMEYVEGVDLRRVLAEEFKFGASMPYGVAAKICAAIAAGLDHAHFSRGVDGRPLELIHRDVSPQNVMISYDGRVKLVDFGIAKAGAFMERSKPGVIKGKFLYLSPEQILQERLDHRADIYALGVMLYEITTGKQPFHRPTTEGILYAIRYEEATPPHLVRPDYPEALSRIVMRCLVKDRTLRYQRASDVRDDLQAFLASGVLKQSLDVAQYIARLLGEKEERTVLHIPPAKRAGRHEATLPLPSLRTPLPPPVPDLPEDTAARTLPLADAEDTAARTLPLSDVEDTSSRTSPLDEDTGARTLPLGGTASQPRGPAALTPVGLVARPPARRPTAEAAALRAWDAEEGEPETQMARPRDLPSGHDDDDDGESTAVGTMPGAPSPRRHLEPVFEAEAWDEEEAQEEDDEGDSTVPLRARRPRPVAPTPAPARRGAPEVTARSGSGERGGGDRARRPSSGVAMPRGAGAGDDPFAPTARRTPEGRATTPPPGPRRPGMASANDSRSEPLSSGPRRMGDDGRSEPLSSGPRRMGDDGRSEPLSSGPRRMGDDGRSEPLSSGPRRMGDDGRVSQPPGPRRGTSASSDANRSAPSGNSGARNVRPPPRPSPEDDERFNTDPGPSAVSLTDPTPVTTGDPDDDESTIGFQAPRRPLPRRPVRVPVDEDEDHDDEGPDTFDASRSARRSRAIVVVAGVVLVAVLGLGLAWMMGLFSPEAQAPPEPMRGPPAGGPARPGPQGTAPVKAPTPPAPVPAEAAPSKSAEPALADTAARQPVEPALADTAASPPDAGLAVAASGTEPAAPLAVATVAPAGLPPPATVEVRFEAPVHTVLGRPGGGKLPINQVVALAPGPLRVQYTCPGRRAPRGIETYNVRPVTGELQTLRVPCRRRR; this comes from the coding sequence TTGAGCTCGCCCCAGACGGCCACCCCGTTCGGCAAATACCTGCTCATCAAGCGCCTCGCGCTGGGTGGGATGGCGGAGCTTTTCCTGGCGCACAAGCCGCCGGATCCGACGCTGGTGGTCATCAAGCGGATCCTCCCGTACCTCTCCGAGGAGCCGGAGTTCGTCCAGATGTTCCTGGACGAGGCGCGCATCGCCGCCCAGCTCCATCACCCCAACATCGTGCAGGTGCACGAGCTGGGGATTGAGGGCGACAACATCTTCATCTGCATGGAGTACGTGGAGGGCGTGGACCTGCGCCGCGTGCTCGCGGAGGAGTTCAAGTTCGGCGCGTCCATGCCGTACGGCGTCGCGGCGAAGATCTGCGCGGCCATCGCCGCGGGCCTGGACCACGCGCACTTCAGCCGCGGCGTGGATGGGCGCCCGCTGGAGCTGATCCACCGGGACGTCTCTCCGCAGAACGTGATGATCTCCTACGACGGGCGCGTGAAGCTCGTCGACTTCGGCATCGCCAAGGCCGGCGCGTTCATGGAGCGCAGCAAGCCGGGCGTCATCAAGGGGAAGTTCCTCTACCTCTCCCCCGAGCAGATTCTCCAGGAGCGGTTGGACCACCGGGCGGACATCTACGCGCTGGGGGTGATGCTCTACGAGATCACCACCGGCAAGCAGCCCTTCCACCGCCCCACCACGGAAGGCATCCTCTACGCCATCCGCTACGAGGAGGCGACGCCGCCGCACCTGGTGCGCCCGGACTACCCGGAGGCGCTGTCGCGCATCGTGATGCGGTGCCTGGTGAAGGACCGCACCCTGCGCTACCAGCGGGCCTCCGACGTGCGCGACGACCTGCAGGCGTTCCTCGCGTCCGGCGTGCTCAAGCAGAGCCTGGACGTGGCGCAGTACATCGCGCGGCTGCTGGGGGAGAAGGAGGAGCGCACCGTGCTCCACATCCCTCCGGCGAAGCGCGCGGGCCGGCACGAAGCCACCCTGCCGCTGCCGTCGCTGCGCACGCCGCTGCCGCCTCCGGTGCCCGACCTTCCGGAGGACACCGCCGCGCGCACGCTGCCCCTGGCCGACGCGGAGGACACCGCCGCGCGCACGCTGCCCCTGTCCGACGTGGAGGACACGTCGTCGCGCACGTCGCCGCTCGACGAGGACACGGGCGCGCGCACCCTGCCGCTGGGAGGGACGGCGTCGCAGCCCCGGGGGCCCGCGGCGCTGACGCCCGTGGGGCTGGTGGCCCGGCCTCCCGCGCGCAGGCCCACGGCGGAGGCCGCGGCGCTGCGCGCCTGGGACGCGGAAGAAGGGGAGCCGGAGACGCAGATGGCGCGGCCGCGCGACCTGCCCTCGGGCCACGACGACGATGATGACGGCGAGTCCACCGCCGTCGGGACGATGCCCGGCGCTCCCTCGCCGCGCCGCCACCTGGAGCCCGTGTTCGAGGCGGAAGCCTGGGACGAGGAGGAGGCGCAGGAGGAGGACGACGAGGGCGACTCCACCGTGCCGCTGCGCGCGCGCCGTCCGCGGCCCGTCGCGCCCACGCCCGCACCGGCGCGGCGCGGTGCTCCGGAGGTCACCGCGCGCTCCGGATCGGGTGAGCGGGGTGGGGGAGACCGTGCGCGGCGCCCTTCGTCCGGCGTGGCCATGCCTCGTGGGGCGGGTGCCGGGGATGATCCGTTCGCGCCCACCGCGCGTCGCACGCCGGAGGGACGCGCTACGACGCCGCCTCCTGGCCCGCGCCGGCCGGGCATGGCGTCCGCCAACGACAGCCGCTCCGAGCCGCTGTCCTCCGGCCCCCGCCGCATGGGTGACGACGGCCGTTCCGAGCCGTTGTCCTCGGGCCCTCGCCGCATGGGCGACGACGGTCGCTCCGAGCCGCTGTCCTCGGGCCCTCGCCGCATGGGCGACGACGGCCGCTCCGAGCCGCTGTCCTCGGGCCCTCGCCGCATGGGCGACGACGGCCGTGTGTCGCAGCCTCCAGGCCCGCGCCGGGGGACCTCCGCGTCCAGCGACGCGAACCGCTCGGCCCCGTCCGGAAACTCCGGGGCCCGCAACGTCCGACCTCCGCCACGTCCGTCACCCGAGGACGACGAGCGCTTCAACACGGACCCGGGACCCTCCGCGGTGAGCCTCACGGACCCGACGCCCGTCACGACCGGAGACCCGGACGACGACGAGTCCACCATCGGGTTCCAGGCACCGCGAAGGCCGCTGCCCCGGCGGCCCGTGCGCGTACCCGTCGACGAGGACGAGGACCACGACGACGAGGGGCCCGACACGTTCGACGCCTCCCGGTCGGCCCGGCGCTCGCGCGCCATCGTGGTGGTGGCGGGCGTGGTGCTCGTGGCCGTGCTGGGCCTGGGGCTCGCGTGGATGATGGGCCTCTTCAGTCCGGAAGCGCAGGCACCCCCCGAGCCCATGAGGGGGCCTCCGGCGGGAGGCCCGGCGCGGCCCGGTCCCCAGGGAACGGCCCCCGTGAAGGCGCCCACGCCACCCGCTCCAGTTCCGGCCGAAGCCGCGCCGTCGAAGTCCGCTGAACCCGCCCTCGCGGACACCGCCGCGAGGCAGCCCGTTGAACCCGCCCTCGCGGACACCGCCGCGAGCCCGCCGGACGCAGGACTCGCGGTGGCCGCGTCGGGCACCGAACCCGCGGCCCCGCTGGCCGTAGCGACAGTGGCTCCGGCCGGGCTCCCACCCCCCGCCACCGTGGAGGTCCGCTTCGAGGCCCCGGTGCACACCGTGCTCGGCCGGCCGGGGGGCGGAAAGCTGCCCATCAACCAGGTGGTCGCCCTGGCTCCCGGCCCACTTCGCGTCCAGTACACCTGCCCGGGAAGACGTGCACCTCGGGGCATTGAGACCTACAACGTCCGACCTGTAACCGGGGAACTCCAGACGCTCCGGGTCCCATGCCGCAGGCGGCGCTAA